A single genomic interval of Asterias amurensis chromosome 1, ASM3211899v1 harbors:
- the LOC139936681 gene encoding TOG array regulator of axonemal microtubules protein 1-like isoform X3, which yields MAGTVAKRPVHNFSHDLQVQSVKNREGDREYSEHTERASSQRMDEDDILAQLEDDRFAEQRAYILDDLTQKVRRDGGRLPFDNRHALFRGLTLVLLDQNWEVRLKCIQFICELIPQFGPELDSCMAIVLPKIVENLGDAKVAIRKAVIQTLHIHMKHTTNVQQIFSILVNHGLQSRDPKVRMEATIQLPVLLTREFATADLSTVTHALAKRFCNNDNDETLTDTAGISLERIRTLVGKQQFNVYIQQLPSRDRNAYNKRVTSADRRGSEISQPSREDSNSGYSRDQKIGSTPNSRWQGDNENGERLEFGVIPKHVMDQLLDQTQWKTRANGVQELKSIILSVEDPTRIVPHMLAFISFLCNLLDDVNFKVTLLTLEIYGVLVSKLNTGVKQFLKPLISALTKRFGDNKVVIRQANMKVLMQLMHVLTPQAVVSTIGDSLKHRKSGVREEALNIIIASLLTFPSYDFDLAQLCQMLAPTLKDVKRRVRQASLESFAVLAQAMGPSRISPLIHAVDQVELNMEEDGVMKAVQARLARRRLPRLNDDGLVEYATPIPTSATSRNNPTVSKENDVQWIMKGTGSITTGSARERSHADPRSLELSQPSPTRAIPAQTSNQESSPPKRYYSAGKGRSKLPWEDELDSSLEHEDNIPVTNSVSRTHIISSAPTQKKRDEERPPPIRARNTWEGGEDTADVPHQDRRRNLNLQLAPRDPSPDTGYGPTSYRQIHLDKLKRQSLATYPGSRGSPIDDQQQGSFSAPATDRGGHDPFAGNTATILKKRNSNSLIRQESEDPEVRQPHADHKYVSSFGSANVKENGSIGGRGYRKNLSSSWPEAHFDDGSKGKKKVEPLPDAAVRRDWSPEYEPKKSKGVVPASPIPLKPTLARSAGRRGQGRPILDPLERNQGFKGVDDIIDSDLSYTDDFEMSDDEDIGPDMSSLEKVRSSAAKKRAEKRAEKHITRDLDRHSQSNNNLSSSSVVSPKVDESGFFSMFSTMNSGVEDSLERQPLSKKKGKKPNSELPFSSKPRMARASSGKGSRKNSMEYPEERSDPNAYEYSPSSGVTFRDKPTSDVSIVGQGYSNGQGHNVRSQSPPIPTHAKVQNGRERRRQQKAGPLLSPLSMSSMHHPGPVDFEEKANVAAEDLSMVIGKSVFNGKSSAYSPPPVATQKKKSVGEERRPLAEVIGHSYRQDSKYSSSAESDSEEVEDEEDAYKIAMSKALQDKMTQRQEEQKKEMELKRAEKQAMREKAAQEREERRRVMEEEREAKRKAAEEEGKARRRAIEADRQERKRVLEEKEKKRQEAEERREAQRVALEEERKKAFRKAKDEERELRKAKDEERELARQRASDREREKLKQLEIDNNNSGTDAIGLQISGSNPRSSAISPTDEAEDIDMETGAPQSPSKVIGKPPVAGIASKKKKTKSPTQPQSPKHRALGRSISGGPPSSALSSTHEPNQGDASEMKPFNHPDKALQDAYKYMGNEDWETKMEGLNLIRRLVKFHPEVITDQTHTVVVAVMNEVKNLRSSVSKLAIMCMAEMFQELKSAMDKDLDQICKILVPKGGESNAFIREDVDKALDSMVSNVSPQRAVCALINAGSSHKSANVRKATAMHLDRLVEKMGPGRVLSGVKDITDKILPTAARLAVDNAQETRFYARKMLYSMMQHESFGKLIEKYVPSKDMRSIKEVLEHLRQKGPGGLPHDSSSARVRRSQSNPRVNSSSREKIDSAGSSDPPTPLSSSMKRTNRNSRNNEGDQETVKDMCKSLSAADWTERLQGINQLQEMAETNKELVASNIVKIFDNFTPRLTDSNSKVNQAALQTMVGMVPRLGEYLAAVVTGVVPVVSGNLASKNAVICKTSEEILDSIIANVDKIVLVQPFSSATQYGNARVKPKMVEKLAFLSTKVYQRKQQTVVRNVLPVLWHLLGSLTGSGAVPGGTLNLRGAVNTLATELHGLMGDALLQHASSLPPRQHNTLMEMIGV from the exons CCAACGTACAACAAATATTCTCCATCTTAGTGAATCACGGTCTGCAGAGCAGAGACCCAAAGGTGCGCATGGAAGCAACGATTCAACTGCCGGTACTGCTTACTCGTGAGTTTGCAACAGCAGATTTGTCTACGGTTACACATGCCCTTGCAAAGAGATTTTGCAACAACGATAACGACGAAACCCTCACCGATACGGCTGGTATTTCTTTAGAAAGAATAAGGACCTTAGTTGGTAAACAACAGTTTAATGTATATATACAACAGCTACCCTCAAGAGATAGAAATGCATATAACAAACGTGTCACCAGTGCAGATAGGAGAGGCTCAGAAATCAGCCAACCGTCACGTGaagattcaaactctggttaTAGCAGGGATCAGAAAATTGGGTCTACCCCTAATTCAAGATGGCAGGGGGACAATGAAAATGGGGAGAGACTTGAGTTTGGTGTCATCCCAAAGCATGTTATGGACCAATTACTGGACCAAACACAGTGGAAAACTAGGGCCAATGGGGTACAGGAATTGAAGTCAATTATCTTGTCGGTGGAGGATCCGACTCGTATTGTACCACACATGCTTGCATTTATTAGCTTTCTTTGCAATCTTTTAGACGATGTCAACTTCAAGGTAACTCTACTCACTCTTGAAATCTATGGTGTGCTAGTCTCAAAGTTGAACACAGGGGTGAAGCAGTTTCTGAAACCCCTGATTTCTGCTCTTACAAAACGTTTCGGGGACAATAAAGTGGTCATCAGACAGGCCAACATGAAAGTTCTGATGCAACTGATGCATGTCCTGACCCCACAAGCAGTGGTCAGCACGATTGGTGACAGTCTGAAACACCGCAAATCAGGTGTGCGTGAAGAGGCACTTAATATTATTATCGCCTCGCTGCTGACGTTCCCAAGCTATGACTTTGACCTTGCACAGTTATGCCAGATGCTGGCTCCCACACTTAAAGACGTCAAACGAAGGGTAAGGCAGGCTTCCCTTGAGTCATTTGCAGTTCTTGCACAGGCCATGGGACCGAGTAGAATAAGTCCCCTCATCCATGCTGTCGATCAGGTGGAACTCAACATGGAAGAGGATGGCGTCATGAAGGCTGTACAGGCAAGACTCGCCCGCCGACGCCTACCAAGACTAAATGACGATGGCTTAGTGGAATATGCAACCCCGATTCCTACATCGGCAACGAGCAGAAACAATCCGACAGTATCAAAAGAAAATGATGTTCAATGGATAATGAAAGGCACCGGAAGCATAACTACCGGTAGTGCCCGAGAGCGTAGTCACGCAGATCCACGGAGTCTAGAACTATCACAGCCATCACCAACACGTGCCATTCCTGCGCAAACATCAAATCAAGAATCTTCTCCTCCGAAACGATACTACAGTGCGGGGAAGGGAAGATCTAAACTCCCTTGGGAGGATGAGCTAGACTCCAGTCTAGAACATGAGGACAATATTCCAGTTACTAACAGTGTGAGCCGAACGCACATCATCAGCAGTGCGCCGACACAG AAGAAACGAGATGAAGAGAGACCACCTCCCATCAGAGCTCGTAATACCTGGGAAGGAGGGGAGGATACTGCCGATGTGCCACATCAAGACAGACGGCGGAATCTTAACCTACAGTTAGCACCCAGAGATCCATCGCCTGACACAG GTTATGGACCAACTAGTTATCGGCAAATTCATCTGGATAAACTGAAACGGCAGTCGCTGGCAACGTATCCTGGCTCACGAGGGAGCCCTATTGATGACCAGCAGCAGGGCAGCTTTAGCGCTCCAGCCACAGACAGAG GAGGTCACGACCCATTTGCTGGCAACACAGCCACAATCCTCAAGAAGCGTAACAGTAACAGTTTAATAAGACAGGAGTCCGAGGACCCCGAAGTGCGACAGCCACATGCAGACCATAAATACGTGAGTTCCTTTGGGTCTGCTAACGTCAAGGAGAACGGCAGTATTGGAGGAAGAGGTTACAGGAAGAATCTATCCAGCTCATGGCCAGAGGCGCATTTTGATGACGGGTCAAAGGGCAAGAAGAAGGTTGAGCCTCTACCAG ATGCAGCAGTTCGGCGTGACTGGTCCCCAGAGTACGAGCCGAAGAAATCTAAGGGTGTGGTCCCAGCCTCGCCCATCCCTCTAAAACCCACCCTTGCAAGGTCAGCGGGTCGAAGGGGACAAGGGAGGCCCATCCTAGACCCACTGGAGCGGAACCAAGGATTCAAAGGGGTGGATGACATCATTGATTCAGACCTCTCGTATACTGATGATTTTGAAATGTCTGATGATGAAGACATCGGACCTGAT ATGAGCTCCTTGGAGAAAGTGCGCAGCAGCGCTGCCAAGAAGCGGGCTGAGAAGAGAGCGGAGAAACACATCACGAGGGACTTGGATAGACACTCTCAATCCAACAACAATCTCTCTTCATCCTCGGTGGTCTCCCCTAAGGTGGATGAGAGCGGCTTCTTTAGTATGTTCTCAACGATGAACAGTGGGGTTGAGGACTCATTGGAGAGACAACCTCTATCAAAGAAGAAAGG AAAGAAGCCCAACTCTGAGCTCCCGTTCAGCAGCAAGCCCAGGATGGCCAGGGCATCCTCTGGTAAAGGTAGCCGTAAGAACTCCATGGAGTACCCAGAGGAGAGGTCGGACCCTAATGCCTATGAGTACAGCCCGTCATCTGGGGTGACATTCAGGGATAAGCCAACGTCGGATGTCAGTATCGTCGGTCAGGGGTATAGTAATGGGCAGGGTCATAATGTCAGATCGCAGTCACCGCCGATCCCAACTCATGCAAAGGTGCAGAATGGACGGGAAAGAAGAAGGCAACAAAAAG CAGGACCCTTGTTATCACCCCTGTCTATGTCATCAATGCACCATCCTGGGCCAGTGGACTTCGAGGAAAAGGCAAATGTAGCGGCAGAGGACTTGTCTATGGTCATCGGAAAGA GCGTTTTCAACGGCAAATCCTCAGCCTACTCGCCTCCACCAGTTGCCACCCAAAAGAAAAAGAGTGTCGGAGAGGAGCGGCGACCTCTGGCCGAGGTCATAGGTCATAGCTACAGGCAAGACTCCAAGTATTCCAGCTCAGCAGAGAGTGACAGTGAGGAGGTAGAGGATGAGGAG GATGCTTACAAGATCGCTATGTCCAAAGCTCTTCAAGATAAGATGACTCAACGGCAAGAGGAGCAGAAGAAAGAGATGGAGCTGAAGCGGGCGGAGAAGCAAGCGATGAGAGAAAAGGCCGCCCAGGAGCGGGAAGAACGTCGCCGCGTCATGGAGGAAGAACGAGAAGCAAAGCGCAAAGCTGCCGAGGAAGAGGGCAAGGCCAGGAGACGAGCGATTGAGGCGGACAGGCAGGAAAGGAAGAGGGTCTTAGAGGAGAAAGAGAAGAAGAGGCAGGAGGCGGAGGAGAGGAGGGAAGCCCAACGTGTTGCCTTGGAGGAGGAGAGGAAGAAAGCTTTCCGGAAGGCCAAGGACGAGGAGAGGGAACTTCGAAAGGCTAAGGATGAGGAGCGGGAACTGGCTAGACAGAGGGCCAGTGATCGGGAGAGAGAGAAACTCAAACAGCTGGAGATTGATAATAATAACTCCGGTACAGATGCAATAG GTCTCCAGATATCTGGATCCAATCCGAGGAGCTCAGCAATATCGCCCACTGATGAAGCTGAAGATATCGATATGGAAACTGGAGCCCCTCAAAGTCCCTCCAAGGTCATAGGGAAACCACCAGTAGCTGGTATCGCaagcaagaagaagaaaaccaaATC ACCCACTCAGCCCCAATCTCCCAAGCACCGCGCCCTTGGGCGGAGTATCTCGGGTGGTCCTCCATCGAGCGCCCTCAGCTCAACGCATGAACCGAACCAAGGAGATGCGTCCGAGATGAAACCCTTCAACCACCCCGACAAGGCTCTTCAAGATGCATACAAGTACATGGGGAACGAGGACTG GGAAACCAAGATGGAGGGCTTGAATCTCATCCGAAGACTTGTTAAGTTTCATCCCGAGGTCATCACAGATCAAACGCACACTGTGGTCGTGGCTGTGATGAACGAAGTGAAGAATCTACGGTCCTCAGTGTCCAAGCTGGCCATTATGTGCATGGCTGAAATGTTCCAAGAGCTCAAATCAGCTATGGACAAG GACTTGGATCAGATCTGTAAGATCCTGGTGCCCAAGGGAGGAGAGAGCAACGCTTTCATCCGGGAAGATGTCGACAAAGCCCTGGACTCCATGGTTTCAAATGTCAGTCCACAGAGGGCGGTCTGCGCACTCATTAACGCGGGATCAAG TCACAAGAGTGCGAATGTCCGTAAGGCCACAGCAATGCACCTTGACAGGCTAGTAGAGAAGATGGGACCAGGGAGGGTACTGAGTGGCGTGAAGGACATCACTGATAAGATTCTACCCACAGCAGCTCGATTAGCTGTGGACAATGCACAGGAAACCAG GTTTTATGCTCGCAAGATGTTGTACTCAATGATGCAACACGAGTCCTTTGGTAAACTGATTGAGAAATATGTACCATCCAAAGACATGAGGTCCATCAAGGAAGTACTGGAGCATCTCAGGCAGAAG GGTCCTGGTGGCTTACCGCATGACTCGTCGTCAGCGCGAGTGAGACGTAGTCAGTCCAACCCACGTGTCAATTCCTCCTCAAGGGAAAAGATCGACTCAGCTGGCAGCAG TGATCCTCCAACTCCACTGTCCAGTTCGATGAAACGGACCAATCGGAATTCACGTAACAACGAGGGGGATCAGGAGACAGTCAAGGACATGTGCAAATCACTCTCAGCTGCTGATTGGACGGAGAGATTACAGGGGATCAACCAATTACAAGAGATGGCTGAAACCAACAAGGAACTGGTAGCATCCAATATAGTCAAG ATCTTTGACAACTTCACACCACGGCTGACTGACTCCAACAGTAAAGTAAACCAAGCTGCACTGCAAACAATGGTTGGTATGGTACCCAGACTTGGGGAATACCTAGCTGCTGTCGTAACAGGAGTGGTACCAGTAGTGTCTGGTAACTTAGCTTCAAAGAATGCTGTTATATGCAAAACTAGTGAGGAAATACTAGACAGCATTATAGCAAATGTTG ATAAGATTGTCTTAGTGCAGCCGTTCTCCTCTGCTACGCAGTATGGAAACGCCAGAGTCAAGCCCAAGATGGTGGAGAAATTAGCTT TCCTTTCAACTAAAGTTTATCAACGCAAACAGCAGACAGTGGTTCGCAATGTCTTACCAGTCCTGTGGCACCTTCTGGGTAGCCTCACAGGGAGTGGGGCTGTCCCGGGGGGAACGCTGAACCTACGGGGCGCTGTCAATACACTGGCGACTGAACTCCATGGCCTGATGGGTGATGCCTTACTCCAGCATGCAAGTAGCCTACCACCACGGCAACATAACACACTGATGGAGATGATTGGTGTATGA
- the LOC139936681 gene encoding TOG array regulator of axonemal microtubules protein 1-like isoform X2 produces the protein MAGTVAKRPVHNFSHDLQVQSVKNREGDREYSEHTERASSQRMDEDDILAQLEDDRFAEQRAYILDDLTQKVRRDGGRLPFDNRHALFRGLTLVLLDQNWEVRLKCIQFICELIPQFGPELDSCMAIVLPKIVENLGDAKVAIRKAVIQTLHIHMKHTTNVQQIFSILVNHGLQSRDPKVRMEATIQLPVLLTREFATADLSTVTHALAKRFCNNDNDETLTDTAGISLERIRTLVGKQQFNVYIQQLPSRDRNAYNKRVTSADRRGSEISQPSREDSNSGYSRDQKIGSTPNSRWQGDNENGERLEFGVIPKHVMDQLLDQTQWKTRANGVQELKSIILSVEDPTRIVPHMLAFISFLCNLLDDVNFKVTLLTLEIYGVLVSKLNTGVKQFLKPLISALTKRFGDNKVVIRQANMKVLMQLMHVLTPQAVVSTIGDSLKHRKSGVREEALNIIIASLLTFPSYDFDLAQLCQMLAPTLKDVKRRVRQASLESFAVLAQAMGPSRISPLIHAVDQVELNMEEDGVMKAVQARLARRRLPRLNDDGLVEYATPIPTSATSRNNPTVSKENDVQWIMKGTGSITTGSARERSHADPRSLELSQPSPTRAIPAQTSNQESSPPKRYYSAGKGRSKLPWEDELDSSLEHEDNIPVTNSVSRTHIISSAPTQKKRDEERPPPIRARNTWEGGEDTADVPHQDRRRNLNLQLAPRDPSPDTGYGPTSYRQIHLDKLKRQSLATYPGSRGSPIDDQQQGSFSAPATDRDWSPWRIKEEMNRAEEDHNLFGGHDPFAGNTATILKKRNSNSLIRQESEDPEVRQPHADHKYVSSFGSANVKENGSIGGRGYRKNLSSSWPEAHFDDGSKGKKKVEPLPDAAVRRDWSPEYEPKKSKGVVPASPIPLKPTLARSAGRRGQGRPILDPLERNQGFKGVDDIIDSDLSYTDDFEMSDDEDIGPDMSSLEKVRSSAAKKRAEKRAEKHITRDLDRHSQSNNNLSSSSVVSPKVDESGFFSMFSTMNSGVEDSLERQPLSKKKGKKPNSELPFSSKPRMARASSGKGSRKNSMEYPEERSDPNAYEYSPSSGVTFRDKPTSDVSIVGQGYSNGQGHNVRSQSPPIPTHAKVQNGRERRRQQKGPLLSPLSMSSMHHPGPVDFEEKANVAAEDLSMVIGKSVFNGKSSAYSPPPVATQKKKSVGEERRPLAEVIGHSYRQDSKYSSSAESDSEEVEDEEDAYKIAMSKALQDKMTQRQEEQKKEMELKRAEKQAMREKAAQEREERRRVMEEEREAKRKAAEEEGKARRRAIEADRQERKRVLEEKEKKRQEAEERREAQRVALEEERKKAFRKAKDEERELRKAKDEERELARQRASDREREKLKQLEIDNNNSGTDAIGLQISGSNPRSSAISPTDEAEDIDMETGAPQSPSKVIGKPPVAGIASKKKKTKSPTQPQSPKHRALGRSISGGPPSSALSSTHEPNQGDASEMKPFNHPDKALQDAYKYMGNEDWETKMEGLNLIRRLVKFHPEVITDQTHTVVVAVMNEVKNLRSSVSKLAIMCMAEMFQELKSAMDKDLDQICKILVPKGGESNAFIREDVDKALDSMVSNVSPQRAVCALINAGSSHKSANVRKATAMHLDRLVEKMGPGRVLSGVKDITDKILPTAARLAVDNAQETRFYARKMLYSMMQHESFGKLIEKYVPSKDMRSIKEVLEHLRQKGPGGLPHDSSSARVRRSQSNPRVNSSSREKIDSAGSSDPPTPLSSSMKRTNRNSRNNEGDQETVKDMCKSLSAADWTERLQGINQLQEMAETNKELVASNIVKIFDNFTPRLTDSNSKVNQAALQTMVGMVPRLGEYLAAVVTGVVPVVSGNLASKNAVICKTSEEILDSIIANVDKIVLVQPFSSATQYGNARVKPKMVEKLAFLSTKVYQRKQQTVVRNVLPVLWHLLGSLTGSGAVPGGTLNLRGAVNTLATELHGLMGDALLQHASSLPPRQHNTLMEMIGV, from the exons CCAACGTACAACAAATATTCTCCATCTTAGTGAATCACGGTCTGCAGAGCAGAGACCCAAAGGTGCGCATGGAAGCAACGATTCAACTGCCGGTACTGCTTACTCGTGAGTTTGCAACAGCAGATTTGTCTACGGTTACACATGCCCTTGCAAAGAGATTTTGCAACAACGATAACGACGAAACCCTCACCGATACGGCTGGTATTTCTTTAGAAAGAATAAGGACCTTAGTTGGTAAACAACAGTTTAATGTATATATACAACAGCTACCCTCAAGAGATAGAAATGCATATAACAAACGTGTCACCAGTGCAGATAGGAGAGGCTCAGAAATCAGCCAACCGTCACGTGaagattcaaactctggttaTAGCAGGGATCAGAAAATTGGGTCTACCCCTAATTCAAGATGGCAGGGGGACAATGAAAATGGGGAGAGACTTGAGTTTGGTGTCATCCCAAAGCATGTTATGGACCAATTACTGGACCAAACACAGTGGAAAACTAGGGCCAATGGGGTACAGGAATTGAAGTCAATTATCTTGTCGGTGGAGGATCCGACTCGTATTGTACCACACATGCTTGCATTTATTAGCTTTCTTTGCAATCTTTTAGACGATGTCAACTTCAAGGTAACTCTACTCACTCTTGAAATCTATGGTGTGCTAGTCTCAAAGTTGAACACAGGGGTGAAGCAGTTTCTGAAACCCCTGATTTCTGCTCTTACAAAACGTTTCGGGGACAATAAAGTGGTCATCAGACAGGCCAACATGAAAGTTCTGATGCAACTGATGCATGTCCTGACCCCACAAGCAGTGGTCAGCACGATTGGTGACAGTCTGAAACACCGCAAATCAGGTGTGCGTGAAGAGGCACTTAATATTATTATCGCCTCGCTGCTGACGTTCCCAAGCTATGACTTTGACCTTGCACAGTTATGCCAGATGCTGGCTCCCACACTTAAAGACGTCAAACGAAGGGTAAGGCAGGCTTCCCTTGAGTCATTTGCAGTTCTTGCACAGGCCATGGGACCGAGTAGAATAAGTCCCCTCATCCATGCTGTCGATCAGGTGGAACTCAACATGGAAGAGGATGGCGTCATGAAGGCTGTACAGGCAAGACTCGCCCGCCGACGCCTACCAAGACTAAATGACGATGGCTTAGTGGAATATGCAACCCCGATTCCTACATCGGCAACGAGCAGAAACAATCCGACAGTATCAAAAGAAAATGATGTTCAATGGATAATGAAAGGCACCGGAAGCATAACTACCGGTAGTGCCCGAGAGCGTAGTCACGCAGATCCACGGAGTCTAGAACTATCACAGCCATCACCAACACGTGCCATTCCTGCGCAAACATCAAATCAAGAATCTTCTCCTCCGAAACGATACTACAGTGCGGGGAAGGGAAGATCTAAACTCCCTTGGGAGGATGAGCTAGACTCCAGTCTAGAACATGAGGACAATATTCCAGTTACTAACAGTGTGAGCCGAACGCACATCATCAGCAGTGCGCCGACACAG AAGAAACGAGATGAAGAGAGACCACCTCCCATCAGAGCTCGTAATACCTGGGAAGGAGGGGAGGATACTGCCGATGTGCCACATCAAGACAGACGGCGGAATCTTAACCTACAGTTAGCACCCAGAGATCCATCGCCTGACACAG GTTATGGACCAACTAGTTATCGGCAAATTCATCTGGATAAACTGAAACGGCAGTCGCTGGCAACGTATCCTGGCTCACGAGGGAGCCCTATTGATGACCAGCAGCAGGGCAGCTTTAGCGCTCCAGCCACAGACAGAG ACTGGAGTCCCTGGcgcatcaaggaagaaatgaaCAGGGCGGAGGAAGATCACAATCTGTTCG GAGGTCACGACCCATTTGCTGGCAACACAGCCACAATCCTCAAGAAGCGTAACAGTAACAGTTTAATAAGACAGGAGTCCGAGGACCCCGAAGTGCGACAGCCACATGCAGACCATAAATACGTGAGTTCCTTTGGGTCTGCTAACGTCAAGGAGAACGGCAGTATTGGAGGAAGAGGTTACAGGAAGAATCTATCCAGCTCATGGCCAGAGGCGCATTTTGATGACGGGTCAAAGGGCAAGAAGAAGGTTGAGCCTCTACCAG ATGCAGCAGTTCGGCGTGACTGGTCCCCAGAGTACGAGCCGAAGAAATCTAAGGGTGTGGTCCCAGCCTCGCCCATCCCTCTAAAACCCACCCTTGCAAGGTCAGCGGGTCGAAGGGGACAAGGGAGGCCCATCCTAGACCCACTGGAGCGGAACCAAGGATTCAAAGGGGTGGATGACATCATTGATTCAGACCTCTCGTATACTGATGATTTTGAAATGTCTGATGATGAAGACATCGGACCTGAT ATGAGCTCCTTGGAGAAAGTGCGCAGCAGCGCTGCCAAGAAGCGGGCTGAGAAGAGAGCGGAGAAACACATCACGAGGGACTTGGATAGACACTCTCAATCCAACAACAATCTCTCTTCATCCTCGGTGGTCTCCCCTAAGGTGGATGAGAGCGGCTTCTTTAGTATGTTCTCAACGATGAACAGTGGGGTTGAGGACTCATTGGAGAGACAACCTCTATCAAAGAAGAAAGG AAAGAAGCCCAACTCTGAGCTCCCGTTCAGCAGCAAGCCCAGGATGGCCAGGGCATCCTCTGGTAAAGGTAGCCGTAAGAACTCCATGGAGTACCCAGAGGAGAGGTCGGACCCTAATGCCTATGAGTACAGCCCGTCATCTGGGGTGACATTCAGGGATAAGCCAACGTCGGATGTCAGTATCGTCGGTCAGGGGTATAGTAATGGGCAGGGTCATAATGTCAGATCGCAGTCACCGCCGATCCCAACTCATGCAAAGGTGCAGAATGGACGGGAAAGAAGAAGGCAACAAAAAG GACCCTTGTTATCACCCCTGTCTATGTCATCAATGCACCATCCTGGGCCAGTGGACTTCGAGGAAAAGGCAAATGTAGCGGCAGAGGACTTGTCTATGGTCATCGGAAAGA GCGTTTTCAACGGCAAATCCTCAGCCTACTCGCCTCCACCAGTTGCCACCCAAAAGAAAAAGAGTGTCGGAGAGGAGCGGCGACCTCTGGCCGAGGTCATAGGTCATAGCTACAGGCAAGACTCCAAGTATTCCAGCTCAGCAGAGAGTGACAGTGAGGAGGTAGAGGATGAGGAG GATGCTTACAAGATCGCTATGTCCAAAGCTCTTCAAGATAAGATGACTCAACGGCAAGAGGAGCAGAAGAAAGAGATGGAGCTGAAGCGGGCGGAGAAGCAAGCGATGAGAGAAAAGGCCGCCCAGGAGCGGGAAGAACGTCGCCGCGTCATGGAGGAAGAACGAGAAGCAAAGCGCAAAGCTGCCGAGGAAGAGGGCAAGGCCAGGAGACGAGCGATTGAGGCGGACAGGCAGGAAAGGAAGAGGGTCTTAGAGGAGAAAGAGAAGAAGAGGCAGGAGGCGGAGGAGAGGAGGGAAGCCCAACGTGTTGCCTTGGAGGAGGAGAGGAAGAAAGCTTTCCGGAAGGCCAAGGACGAGGAGAGGGAACTTCGAAAGGCTAAGGATGAGGAGCGGGAACTGGCTAGACAGAGGGCCAGTGATCGGGAGAGAGAGAAACTCAAACAGCTGGAGATTGATAATAATAACTCCGGTACAGATGCAATAG GTCTCCAGATATCTGGATCCAATCCGAGGAGCTCAGCAATATCGCCCACTGATGAAGCTGAAGATATCGATATGGAAACTGGAGCCCCTCAAAGTCCCTCCAAGGTCATAGGGAAACCACCAGTAGCTGGTATCGCaagcaagaagaagaaaaccaaATC ACCCACTCAGCCCCAATCTCCCAAGCACCGCGCCCTTGGGCGGAGTATCTCGGGTGGTCCTCCATCGAGCGCCCTCAGCTCAACGCATGAACCGAACCAAGGAGATGCGTCCGAGATGAAACCCTTCAACCACCCCGACAAGGCTCTTCAAGATGCATACAAGTACATGGGGAACGAGGACTG GGAAACCAAGATGGAGGGCTTGAATCTCATCCGAAGACTTGTTAAGTTTCATCCCGAGGTCATCACAGATCAAACGCACACTGTGGTCGTGGCTGTGATGAACGAAGTGAAGAATCTACGGTCCTCAGTGTCCAAGCTGGCCATTATGTGCATGGCTGAAATGTTCCAAGAGCTCAAATCAGCTATGGACAAG GACTTGGATCAGATCTGTAAGATCCTGGTGCCCAAGGGAGGAGAGAGCAACGCTTTCATCCGGGAAGATGTCGACAAAGCCCTGGACTCCATGGTTTCAAATGTCAGTCCACAGAGGGCGGTCTGCGCACTCATTAACGCGGGATCAAG TCACAAGAGTGCGAATGTCCGTAAGGCCACAGCAATGCACCTTGACAGGCTAGTAGAGAAGATGGGACCAGGGAGGGTACTGAGTGGCGTGAAGGACATCACTGATAAGATTCTACCCACAGCAGCTCGATTAGCTGTGGACAATGCACAGGAAACCAG GTTTTATGCTCGCAAGATGTTGTACTCAATGATGCAACACGAGTCCTTTGGTAAACTGATTGAGAAATATGTACCATCCAAAGACATGAGGTCCATCAAGGAAGTACTGGAGCATCTCAGGCAGAAG GGTCCTGGTGGCTTACCGCATGACTCGTCGTCAGCGCGAGTGAGACGTAGTCAGTCCAACCCACGTGTCAATTCCTCCTCAAGGGAAAAGATCGACTCAGCTGGCAGCAG TGATCCTCCAACTCCACTGTCCAGTTCGATGAAACGGACCAATCGGAATTCACGTAACAACGAGGGGGATCAGGAGACAGTCAAGGACATGTGCAAATCACTCTCAGCTGCTGATTGGACGGAGAGATTACAGGGGATCAACCAATTACAAGAGATGGCTGAAACCAACAAGGAACTGGTAGCATCCAATATAGTCAAG ATCTTTGACAACTTCACACCACGGCTGACTGACTCCAACAGTAAAGTAAACCAAGCTGCACTGCAAACAATGGTTGGTATGGTACCCAGACTTGGGGAATACCTAGCTGCTGTCGTAACAGGAGTGGTACCAGTAGTGTCTGGTAACTTAGCTTCAAAGAATGCTGTTATATGCAAAACTAGTGAGGAAATACTAGACAGCATTATAGCAAATGTTG ATAAGATTGTCTTAGTGCAGCCGTTCTCCTCTGCTACGCAGTATGGAAACGCCAGAGTCAAGCCCAAGATGGTGGAGAAATTAGCTT TCCTTTCAACTAAAGTTTATCAACGCAAACAGCAGACAGTGGTTCGCAATGTCTTACCAGTCCTGTGGCACCTTCTGGGTAGCCTCACAGGGAGTGGGGCTGTCCCGGGGGGAACGCTGAACCTACGGGGCGCTGTCAATACACTGGCGACTGAACTCCATGGCCTGATGGGTGATGCCTTACTCCAGCATGCAAGTAGCCTACCACCACGGCAACATAACACACTGATGGAGATGATTGGTGTATGA